In Herpetosiphon gulosus, the sequence GTTGGTCGGCGGTCGTTGGTGCGGGTTTGTGTTTTGCTCGTGGCATGGTATCCCCTTACAAGCCTATTCTGGAAATGCTCGTCTTTGGGTTGGGAACCAAATACACACGCTATTGTACAGTCTCCTGGCCGTCGGCGGTAGCGGCTGCGGCAGCTTCCCATTCCGCCTCACTGGCCAGCCTGATGCAATACCCCTGCGGCAAGAGGGGGCCAAGCTGCTCGCTCAACCATTGGCAATACGCCACCGCCGCATACCAACTCACGCCATACACCGGCTGATTCCGGTATTCCTGCTCGGTTTGACGATTCCACCCCCATGGTTCCGTTCGTTCACTGCGTTGCTTCCACGCTAAGCCATGCTTCGTCCACCACGCATCGTTGGTATAGCCGCCTGCCTCGATAAACGCCCGATATTGCTCCACCGTCACCATCAACCGCCCAACCCAGTATTGCTGAAGTTCGACGGTTGTTGCTGGTTCTTGGTCATCCCACCCGCCAATCTGATAGCGCCCCGCAGGAATAAAACGCCAATAGTGTGTACCCTCGCGGCCAAACTGGGTGGAACGTTGCTTCGTCTCCTGGTGCCATTGCTCAATACTTACGGGATAGCGCGGGTCGCCCAAGCCTGCTAAGAGTTCAGCGGCTTTCTGCCGTTCGCGCACCAATAACAGCGCTGGCTCCATCGCTTGACCGTTATAATACTCAAGCGCTGCGTGGGCGTGCGCACGGTCTTCAAGCAGTGTGACCAATCCCGCCCGTAACCGTCGCTGGATACGCTCCACCTTAATCTGCTTGCCGCTTAACAAGCCCCAATCGCAATCCGCCCCCAACTCAGCCGCCAAGATCAGATCACGATACCAGTCATACTGATGCATCTCCCTCGCTTCATAGGCATCGGAATCAACCAAGGTTGTCAGGAGTTGCTCAATTTTGGCACTGCCAAGCCTCGCTTTGGTCAGGCAGCCAACCCCTAAAAAGATCGGTTCGCGCCAGCGGTCATCGCGGCGTAAGGCCAACAGTTGATCGAGTGATTCAGAAAACACCAAGTGGCGACCCGCACTCTGTTCTTGCAAGGTCAAGTGGGCAAAGGCATAGACCCTCCCATCATCCTCCGGCTGAAGCAAGCCACTGCACTGATCGATATAAGCGATACAGCGCTCCGCCGCGCGATAGGGGTCAGCTACGTTGACCCGGGCAAAATACTCCATCAAGGCAAATTGAAGCTCACGGCTTGGAATCCGCCCACGCCCATCCGCTGAGGTGGCGGTTAAGTGGGCCTGATAGCACAACCGATCCAACACCTGATCGCGCACCTCGTCGCCGGTGATCCGATCATCGCCAACCGCCAGCCCCAAGTTCTGCCCGTTGCGACTGGTGGTATCCCATTCGCCCAAGAGTTGCTTCAGGATATCGTCGTACAGACTATGACGGTCGCGTGGCAACACGCCCTTGCGAGCCAGCACAAAGATCATCATGCTCAGTAGCAAGGGATTGTCGGCCATATCCCGTAAGCGATGGCGGTGGGGGTCATGCAACGCCTGCGTCAACTGAATGTCATAGCGCTCAATCGCTTCGTACTCAATCAGGCCTTTCGCATGCAACAACGGAAACCATGTGCGGATAAACTGGGTCATTTGGCCGCCGCTCAAGGGAGCCAACTCGACCATTGGCCACTGCGTGATCTGGCCATACTCCTCCGTCCACGCCCGTGAGCGGCAGGTGATCAGGATACGGGCAGCATAGGCAGTGGCAAACAAGCGCACAAAGGTCAACAACGAGCGGCGATCAAGGCTGTGTTCATTGGCCTCCAGCGGCACTTCATCCAAGCCATCAAAGACAAACAACACCGTGCGCGAGCGATCCAGTCCAGCCTTCAGCAGCTCGCGTGGCTGTTCAAGCCCATAGGTCGTTTGCAGGTGCGCACACACCGCATCAAGCAGCAATCCGATGGTTGGCGTGTCGGTCAGCCCTAAATCCTTCCCCACCAATGCGCCTGCCAAGGTGCGCAAGGGCATAAACACGGGCAACAATCGCTGATGATCATCCCAGCCCAGTAAGCCTGTATGGTGATTCATCTGGTCAAGGCCACGCTGCGCCAAGGCCCACACCAGATGCTTGGCAAAGGTCGATTTGCCACTCCCCGGCGGGCCACACAGCACGAGGTAGGGATGCGCTAAAACGGTTTCCGTCGCCAGTTCGGTGCGAAACAACGACACCCTGCCGGAGTGTGCATCCTTATCCACCGCAATCACGGCGTGATCGGGCAAACAGCGATCAGCACTCAGTTCCTTGGGAATGACAAAGCGCTGTTGGCGATAGGCTTCAGTTTCTTCCGCCGTGAGTGGCCGCACGACCCGCTGCCGTCCCTGCACCGCCAGCATCATATAGGCGGATGCGAGGTCAATCCCTGACGTGAGATGAGATGATCCAACCCCGACTACCCGCAGCGTATTGTGGCTTTTCGTCACTTGCTCCAGGTAGGCGACTAAGCGCTGGCGCTCGGCCTCTTCGGGTGGGCGACCATAGATAATCGTGCCAAGATTGACCCCTACCACGGGGCCGTAGAACTCGGAATCATCAGCATTAACGGAACCAGTGGTGTTCGTAGCCATAGGCACACCCTTCTTTCTTGCGTGGGGCGAATATGGCTTGATTGTAGCGGCAGAAATGGCGTGTGTAAAGCCTAATCGCGACGCTCCGCTCCTCGAAGAACGGTCGCAGGGACTACGCTGTCGAGTAAATTCACGTCTAGTAATAGGGGCGCTCTAAAGCTGCCAGGTTTGGTTTAGCGGGGTTAATCGTGCGCTCGGGTTTGTGATCACCAGCTCTCCATCGACGAAAGAAATAGACTGATTCTCGGCGAAGGATGCATCGGTAGTTATAGCTATAGTCGTGAGTTTTGTCTTGAGGTGTGTAACAAAACCATGGCCATCTATCGGACATCCAACCATGAGGGATGGGAACGATTCCCTCGTATAATCAAGACACGTCTCACCGGTGTGGTGAGTTCCGGAATTCCCCATGCGCATCAAGCTTAGGTTCATGCTGCCGTTAATGCCCGTAAGCGCTGAGCCGTGGTTGGTGGCTGATGCCGTTTGTTTGTCGTCGCCCAGCGCTGGATGAGGGCCGCAAGCCGTGTGAGTACCCGCAAAAACTGCGGCGGATCGGCCTGCGTGCTGGCCAATTCCCCCGCCATCCCCGCGACGATCGGCGCAGCCTTGAACAACCTCCGCTCCGGATCATGCCAACTGCTCGCGGCCAGCAGCCACTGTTGAAACATCAGCCCAATCAATTTGGCATAGATTTCACACAAGACCCGTGCCGGATTCGCCGTGCGCCAGTCATCGATCCGTGCATGGCTTTTCCAGAGCTTAAACAGCAGTTCAATTTGCCAGCGTACCCGCATCACCGTCCAGACCTCGGTCGTGCTGATCAGCCTGCGCGGCACATTCGTGAAGACCACATTCCACTCCGCCAGCGCCAAGGCCGCTGCCGACGGCATCCGATGCTGGTGCTGGGCATGCTGCCGAATCCGTGCCCGGCGCTGATCGGCAACCGCCTGCGTCACCCGCGTGACGACCAGCCGACCGTGTACCTGCTGCTCCTTGCCCACAATGATCGCACAATCCCACGTTGCCACCGGGCCAAGCTCGCGGACAAACGTCGCCAACGGCTGCGCGGCATGTCCCGGATAGGCCACGACGGCGTTGCTGGGCAGGCGGGTGATCCACAAAACCCCCTGCTGATCGTGCTGGCGCAAGCGCTCCAGATGGTAAAACCCGCGATCGGCGAGCAGTACACTCCCCGGCGGCAGATCGCGCTGCTGGAGCGGGAGCGCTCGATCCGCTGCGCGTCCGTTGACCAGATCGAGTGCGGTGATCACACCCGTGAGGACATCGAGCTGCACCCCACATTTCAGGGTTGCCCCGCGACCCGTCGTCGCATTGCCACAGCCGCGCCACGTGCAGGCTAGGGCATCGGGCAAGCCAATGGCTGTGCTGGCATGGACGCACACGCTGGCAAAGCGCAGGAGGATGGGCAGGGTCACGGGATTGGCGGCGATGACAGGGTGGATGCTGGCGAGAACGAGCTGGTGGAGCAGGTCAGCGGTGGCCATGGTGAAGCGCTGATCAATCGCTTGGGGTGAGACATCAACGCCGATCCGGCAGGCCATCTGCGCCAGCTGCTCAACCGTGGCGGTCGGCTGAGCCAGCCAGCCATAGACGAGGGTTTGAACGAGGGTACTGGGAGAGAATTTGGCACGGTCAGGGCGTTTAACATACTGCTGGGCGGCGGTGATTGCCTCGGTCGTCGTGGTCAAGAGTGTTTGCATGGCGTGACTGATCTGCGGTATGATCTCCATCGGATGCTCCTTGGCTATCGTGTTTGGTTGCACAGCCATGATGCCATGGAGCGTCCTTTCATATTAAGCTTGATGCGCATGGGGAATTTACAGTTAATCCCAGATAATAAGAGAAGGCGAAGCAAACCAATGTTAGTCGGAAATGATATAGACGGGAGCCGTGATCTGAACGGCGTAGCCCAACGCATCCAAGCGGCTGAGCAAGCACCGCTAAACCCGATCCTGGTCATGCTGATCTAAATATCGTAGTCTGATATCAGTATATGTTTCTCCATCACGAACGAGATGGTCGATGATGACCAGAATCGTAAGACCAACTGCAATTGCAGCCTTGCTGGCAATCACACCCATGTCCTCATAATGCGGGCTACTGATGCAATTTGCTGGGCAAGTAAAAACGCAGATATGCACCCATGTATTAGGCTTTACACACGCCATTTCTACCGCTACAATCA encodes:
- a CDS encoding SUMF1/EgtB/PvdO family nonheme iron enzyme, with the protein product MATNTTGSVNADDSEFYGPVVGVNLGTIIYGRPPEEAERQRLVAYLEQVTKSHNTLRVVGVGSSHLTSGIDLASAYMMLAVQGRQRVVRPLTAEETEAYRQQRFVIPKELSADRCLPDHAVIAVDKDAHSGRVSLFRTELATETVLAHPYLVLCGPPGSGKSTFAKHLVWALAQRGLDQMNHHTGLLGWDDHQRLLPVFMPLRTLAGALVGKDLGLTDTPTIGLLLDAVCAHLQTTYGLEQPRELLKAGLDRSRTVLFVFDGLDEVPLEANEHSLDRRSLLTFVRLFATAYAARILITCRSRAWTEEYGQITQWPMVELAPLSGGQMTQFIRTWFPLLHAKGLIEYEAIERYDIQLTQALHDPHRHRLRDMADNPLLLSMMIFVLARKGVLPRDRHSLYDDILKQLLGEWDTTSRNGQNLGLAVGDDRITGDEVRDQVLDRLCYQAHLTATSADGRGRIPSRELQFALMEYFARVNVADPYRAAERCIAYIDQCSGLLQPEDDGRVYAFAHLTLQEQSAGRHLVFSESLDQLLALRRDDRWREPIFLGVGCLTKARLGSAKIEQLLTTLVDSDAYEAREMHQYDWYRDLILAAELGADCDWGLLSGKQIKVERIQRRLRAGLVTLLEDRAHAHAALEYYNGQAMEPALLLVRERQKAAELLAGLGDPRYPVSIEQWHQETKQRSTQFGREGTHYWRFIPAGRYQIGGWDDQEPATTVELQQYWVGRLMVTVEQYRAFIEAGGYTNDAWWTKHGLAWKQRSERTEPWGWNRQTEQEYRNQPVYGVSWYAAVAYCQWLSEQLGPLLPQGYCIRLASEAEWEAAAAATADGQETVQ
- a CDS encoding IS4 family transposase; protein product: MAVQPNTIAKEHPMEIIPQISHAMQTLLTTTTEAITAAQQYVKRPDRAKFSPSTLVQTLVYGWLAQPTATVEQLAQMACRIGVDVSPQAIDQRFTMATADLLHQLVLASIHPVIAANPVTLPILLRFASVCVHASTAIGLPDALACTWRGCGNATTGRGATLKCGVQLDVLTGVITALDLVNGRAADRALPLQQRDLPPGSVLLADRGFYHLERLRQHDQQGVLWITRLPSNAVVAYPGHAAQPLATFVRELGPVATWDCAIIVGKEQQVHGRLVVTRVTQAVADQRRARIRQHAQHQHRMPSAAALALAEWNVVFTNVPRRLISTTEVWTVMRVRWQIELLFKLWKSHARIDDWRTANPARVLCEIYAKLIGLMFQQWLLAASSWHDPERRLFKAAPIVAGMAGELASTQADPPQFLRVLTRLAALIQRWATTNKRHQPPTTAQRLRALTAA